A window of the Lactuca sativa cultivar Salinas chromosome 7, Lsat_Salinas_v11, whole genome shotgun sequence genome harbors these coding sequences:
- the LOC111914004 gene encoding glutamate--tRNA ligase, cytoplasmic gives MMELLIASDATPPLSVLATAKVAGVSLTVNPTLTAGSPPVLVLTNGLKLRGTNVLLKYLARTSTAIPNLYERDAFETGQIDEWLEYAPIFSSGSEYEGACKYVDGYLLHRTFLIGHSLSVADITIWSYLAGAGKRWESLMKSKKYQNLGRWYTMISTQHAAVLDELTSSFSKKKDSSKPSSSTNVTDESNKKQIANGVVNSNRPEVDLPHVEMGKVCLRFAPEPSGFLHIGHAKAALLNQYFAQKYNGKIILRFDDTNPAKESNEFVDSLITDVGTLGIKYEKITYTSDYFQILMEMAEKLIKEGKAYIDDTPREQMKHERMEGIESKCRNQSIDENIKLWNQMILGTERGLQCCLRGKFPSMQDPNKSMRDPVYYRCNPMPHHRIGSKYKIYPTYDFACPFVDSYEGITHALRSSEYHDRNPQYFQVQEDMGLRKVHIYEFSRLNMVYTLLSKRKLLWFVENRKVDGWNDARFPTVQGIVRRGLQIEALIQFILEQGASKNLNLMEWDKLWNINKRIIDPVCPRHTAIVEENRVLLTLLDGPHKPFVRVVPKHKKHPAAGDKATTFTKKIWIEQVDAKAINPNEEITLMDWGNAIVKEIKKGENGNVTELIGVLHLEGSVKTTKLKLTWLPETNELVPLSLVEFGYLITKKKVEEDEDFVDVVNTDSKKEIGAVGDSNMRNVKRGDIVQLERKGYFRCDVPFIRPSKPIVLYAIPDGRQTATK, from the exons ATGATGGAGCTGCTAATAGCCTCCGACGCAACTCCTCCTCTGTCCGTGCTTGCTACGGCCAAAGTCGCCGGAGTTTCTCTCACGGTGAATCCAACTCTCACGGCCGGCTCTCCGCCTGTGCTTGTCCTAACCAACGG GCTAAAGCTTCGTGGAACAAATGTACTTCTCAAGTACCTTGCTCGGACATCAACAGCCATTCCCAACTTGTATGAACGTGATGCTTTTGAAACTGGGCAG ATTGATGAGTGGCTGGAGTATGCCCCTATCTTCTCTTCAGGTTCTGAATATGAGGGTGCATGCAAGTATGTTGATGGGTATTTGCTACATCGCACTTTCTTGATTGGTCATAGTTTATCAGTTGCAGATATTACTATCTGGTCATATCTTGCAG GGGCTGGTAAGAGATGGGAAAGCTTAATGAAGTCAAAAAAGTACCAAAACTTGGGTCGATGGTATACCATGATATCTACACAACATGCTGCTGTCTTAGATGAACTAACCTCATCATTTTCAAAGAAAAAAGACTCATCAAAGCCCAGTTCTTCAACAAATGTAACAGATGAATCCAACAAAAAGCAGATAGCTAATGGAGTTGTTAATTCCAATCGCCCTGAAGTCGATCTTCCACATGTTGAAATGGGAAAAGTTTGTCTAAGATTTGCACCAGAACCAAGTGGTTTTCTCCACATAGGCCATGCAAAAGCAGCTTTATTGAACCAATATTTTGCTCAGAAATACAACGGGAAAATAATCCTAAGGTTTGATGACACAAATCCTGCAAAAGAAAGCAACGAATTTGTTGATAGTCTTATTACAGATGTCGGGACTTTAGGAATAAAATACGAAAAAATCACATATACTTCCGATTACTTTCAAATCCTCATGGAAATGGCTGAAAAGTTGATCAAAGAAGGAAAAGCTTACATCGATGACACCCCACGTGAGCAAATGAAACACGAGAGAATGGAAGGAATAGAATCAAAGTGTCGGAATCAGAGCATTGATGAAAACATCAAACTATGGAATCAAATGATCCTCGGAACGGAAAGAGGATTACAATGTTGTTTAAGGGGAAAATTTCCAAGCATGCAAGATCCAAATAAATCAATGCGGGACCCGGTTTACTATCGGTGTAATCCAATGCCACATCACCGAATCGGATCCAAGTATAAAATATATCCGACGTATGATTTCGCGTGTCCTTTTGTTGATTCTTATGAAGGGATTACACACGCATTGAGATCTAGTGAGTATCATGATAGAAATCCTCAGTATTTCCAGGTTCAAGAAGATATGGGGCTTAGAAAAGTTCATATTTATGAATTTAGCAGGTTGAATATGGTTTATACACTTTTAAGTAAACGGAAATTACTTTGGTTTGTTGAAAATAGAAAAGTTGATGGATGGAATGATGCTCGTTTTCCAACTGTTCAAGGAATTGTTCGCAGAGGTTTACAAATCGAGGCTTTGATTCAGTTTATACTTGAACAA ggGGCATCGAAGAATCTGAATCTAATGGAATGGGATAAGCTCTGGAACATCAACAAAAGAATCATTGACCCTGTTTGCCCTAGACACACTGCAATCGTAGAAGAAAACCGTGTGTTGTTGACTTTATTAGATGGGCCCCACAAGCCATTTGTGCGTGTGGTCCCAAAACACAAGAAGCACCCTGCTGCAGGGGATAAAGCCACCACTTTTACAAAAAAGATTTGGATAGAACAAGTTGATGCGAAGGCTATAAATCCTAACGAGGAAATTACGTTAATGGACTGGGGAAATGCGATTGTTAAAGAAATCAAGAAGGGCGAAAACGGAAATGTGACGGAATTAATTGGGGTTTTGCACCTTGAGGGATCGGTTAAGACCACGAAACTGAAACTCACGTGGTTGCCTGAGACTAATGAGCTTGTTCCATTGTCTCTTGTGGAGTTTGGATACCTAATCACTAAAAAGAAG GTGGAAGAAGATGAGGATTTTGTGGATGTGGTGAACACGGATTCAAAGAAAGAGATAGGGGCTGTTGGGGATTCAAATATGAGAAATGTGAAACGTGGAGACATAGTGCAATTGGAGAGGAAAGGTTACTTTAGATGTGATGTTCCTTTCATAAGACCTTCAAAGCCGATTGTGCTCTATGCTATTCCAGATGGGCGGCAAACTGCAACCaaataa